In Candidatus Defluviilinea proxima, a single genomic region encodes these proteins:
- a CDS encoding response regulator transcription factor, whose protein sequence is MIKILIADDHLIIRQGLRLILETESDFELIGEASDGAEALSLCKKLKPDVVLMDLRMPNMDGLTAIEKLHVEQPNIAVVILTTFNEDELMLRGLQAGAHGYLLKDTDRNTLFNTIRAAARGETLLKPEIMARVLSQKSVAKIESIELINLTDRELEVLNAVAQGERSKEVAIQLGISERTVKAHLASIYNKLGVDSRAAAIAVASQKGLLKDHYTETGLA, encoded by the coding sequence ATGATAAAGATTCTCATCGCAGACGATCACCTCATCATCCGTCAGGGATTGCGTTTGATTCTCGAAACCGAAAGTGATTTTGAGTTAATCGGTGAAGCATCTGATGGCGCCGAAGCATTGAGCCTCTGCAAAAAACTCAAACCCGATGTGGTGCTCATGGATTTGCGCATGCCCAACATGGACGGCTTGACCGCCATTGAAAAACTGCACGTCGAACAACCGAACATCGCTGTTGTTATTCTGACTACTTTCAATGAAGATGAACTCATGTTGCGCGGATTGCAGGCAGGCGCACATGGCTACTTATTAAAAGATACTGACCGCAACACATTGTTCAACACCATCCGCGCCGCCGCACGCGGTGAGACGTTGCTCAAGCCTGAGATCATGGCGCGGGTGCTTTCACAAAAGAGTGTAGCAAAGATCGAATCCATTGAGCTCATCAACCTGACTGACCGTGAACTCGAAGTGCTGAATGCGGTAGCACAAGGTGAACGAAGCAAAGAGGTTGCTATTCAACTCGGCATCTCCGAGCGGACGGTCAAAGCACATCTCGCAAGTATTTATAACAAGTTGGGGGTTGATTCACGCGCCGCCGCGATCGCGGTCGCTTCGCAAAAGGGATTGCTGAAAGATCATTATACAGAAACAGGTTTGGCTTAG
- a CDS encoding response regulator: MANNVVLYIEDNPDNMTLVQRALESRGYKLLKAVNGLTGVELAEKEEINLILLDINLPDIDGYEVARRLRASSKLALKTVPIIAVTANALKGDADKALSAGCDVYMSKPINIRELWARVEAFVPTSDM, from the coding sequence ATGGCTAACAATGTTGTATTGTACATTGAAGACAATCCAGATAATATGACACTGGTGCAACGCGCCCTGGAATCCCGAGGGTATAAGTTACTAAAGGCCGTTAATGGTTTAACCGGGGTGGAGCTTGCAGAAAAGGAGGAGATCAATCTCATCCTTCTTGATATCAACCTGCCGGATATTGATGGCTATGAAGTGGCACGTCGTTTGCGCGCCAGCAGTAAATTGGCGCTTAAAACAGTTCCCATCATTGCTGTTACGGCGAATGCTCTGAAAGGCGACGCGGATAAGGCCCTAAGCGCAGGCTGTGATGTGTATATGTCCAAGCCTATTAACATTCGTGAGCTGTGGGCCAGGGTTGAGGCATTTGTTCCTACATCCGATATGTGA
- a CDS encoding class I SAM-dependent methyltransferase has translation MNKIISQVMELQQQPTPFTPGDALFWNDPHISTQLLKVHLDPTMDAASRTPTTIDRSVKWLTKILGLQPGASLLDLGCGPGLYASRLAQAGFHITGVDYSRNSIEYATKYAEENNLQVIYRYQNYLELEDENLYDAMFLIYGDFCPLNPSQRSTLLRNVHRALKPNGAFVLDVSTRVHRRKYGNKNRWYASESGFWKPGPHLVLEEGFDYPEQSIWLDQYTVIEADGKVSVYRNWFQDYTPETITAELKQGGFSVESLWGDLTGDTYTPESEWIGLFARRN, from the coding sequence ATGAATAAAATCATCTCGCAAGTGATGGAACTCCAGCAACAACCCACGCCTTTTACACCCGGCGATGCCTTGTTTTGGAATGATCCGCATATTTCAACTCAATTATTGAAAGTGCATCTCGACCCAACTATGGACGCCGCCAGCCGTACCCCAACAACCATAGATCGCTCTGTAAAATGGCTGACAAAAATTCTTGGATTACAACCCGGCGCCTCACTTCTGGACCTGGGCTGTGGTCCCGGTTTATATGCATCTCGCCTTGCTCAAGCCGGGTTCCACATCACAGGCGTGGATTATTCGCGCAACTCCATTGAATACGCTACCAAGTATGCAGAAGAAAATAACTTACAGGTTATCTATCGTTACCAAAATTACCTCGAACTGGAGGACGAAAATCTGTACGATGCGATGTTCCTTATCTACGGGGATTTCTGCCCGCTTAACCCAAGTCAGCGCTCTACACTTTTGCGGAATGTTCATCGTGCTTTGAAGCCGAATGGCGCATTTGTATTGGACGTTTCCACGCGTGTGCATCGAAGGAAATATGGCAACAAGAACCGCTGGTATGCCTCCGAAAGCGGATTCTGGAAACCCGGTCCGCACCTTGTGTTGGAAGAAGGCTTCGATTACCCCGAGCAATCCATTTGGCTTGACCAATATACCGTTATCGAAGCGGATGGAAAAGTATCCGTCTATCGCAATTGGTTCCAGGATTACACCCCTGAGACGATCACCGCAGAATTGAAGCAAGGCGGCTTTTCTGTCGAAAGCCTGTGGGGCGATTTGACAGGCGACACCTATACCCCCGAAAGCGAATGGATCGGGCTTTTCGCGCGCAGAAATTAA
- a CDS encoding ABC transporter substrate-binding protein: MYGKKSSYGKYRMLWTLVSVVVVMSLLLSGCGQAQEKKVYRVGVLSGLSAFAPIFDGFKAQMTELGYIEGENITYDVQSTETDIEAYKRITKKFVEDKVDLIFVFPTEASMEAKAATQGTDIPVVFAMSFTDVAGVDLIDSVREPGGNITGVRFPSVDIAVKRLEFLSQMVPDAKRILVPYLKGYPSVPGQLDAIRPQAENLKIDLIEYSASSPDELQAEMDRLATAGPDEGIDAILIIAEPLGNTPSFYTILGKYSYDHNVPIGGSLMSVDGYDSIFGLRPDSLAVGKEAASLADKVLKGTPAGTIPVFTSDSSFQINYKVAQKLGVTVPEGLLKQADDIIR; encoded by the coding sequence ATGTACGGTAAGAAAAGTTCTTATGGAAAGTATCGCATGTTATGGACGTTAGTCTCTGTGGTGGTGGTAATGTCTCTACTCTTGAGTGGATGCGGCCAGGCGCAGGAGAAAAAGGTCTACCGTGTTGGAGTATTATCTGGGTTAAGCGCTTTTGCCCCAATATTTGACGGGTTCAAAGCTCAAATGACTGAGTTGGGCTATATTGAGGGGGAAAACATTACTTATGATGTGCAGTCCACTGAAACGGATATTGAAGCTTACAAACGCATCACTAAAAAATTCGTGGAAGATAAGGTCGATTTGATCTTTGTGTTCCCCACAGAGGCTTCGATGGAAGCAAAGGCGGCCACCCAAGGCACTGATATCCCGGTGGTCTTTGCCATGTCTTTCACAGATGTTGCAGGAGTTGACCTGATCGATAGCGTGCGTGAACCAGGTGGAAACATTACCGGTGTCCGTTTCCCCAGCGTGGATATCGCTGTCAAACGTTTGGAGTTCCTATCTCAAATGGTCCCTGATGCAAAGCGGATACTTGTGCCGTATCTTAAGGGCTATCCCAGTGTGCCTGGCCAATTGGATGCGATCCGCCCACAAGCGGAAAACTTGAAAATTGACCTGATTGAATATAGTGCCAGTAGCCCGGACGAATTACAGGCTGAAATGGATAGACTTGCTACCGCAGGGCCTGACGAAGGCATTGACGCCATCTTAATAATAGCAGAACCTTTGGGGAATACCCCGTCTTTTTACACTATTCTCGGTAAGTATAGCTATGACCATAACGTTCCGATTGGCGGGTCTCTGATGTCTGTTGATGGTTATGATTCCATCTTTGGGTTGCGCCCCGATTCTTTAGCCGTTGGTAAAGAGGCTGCATCTCTCGCAGATAAGGTCTTAAAAGGCACTCCAGCTGGTACCATACCTGTCTTTACGTCTGATAGCTCCTTCCAGATCAACTACAAGGTTGCTCAGAAATTGGGCGTCACGGTGCCGGAAGGTTTGCTTAAGCAGGCAGATGATATCATCCGATAG
- a CDS encoding sensor histidine kinase — translation MKTLKETSSKVEHDYRIFFLFMTFILAGMYFVSFSNNPALHQFWYGAQFTILMVIHIVLHWMVVSIIKVPKRKALYIIVQGLLALFITDMSHNTGMVFSLYMALIGESIGFLGISRWSALSTLYFLSLSLVNLVLFTNLENAIYWLATVIPVIIFISLYVTLYLRQTEARERAQALADELESANRQLTEYAARVEDLTIATERQRMARELHDTLSQGLAGLILQLEATDAYLTSNNNDKAQSIIGNAMVQARSTLAEARRAIDDLRQPSLDDLDSALRLEIDRFTTATGIPILFHSDPIPPMPATITETLIRALTESLTNVANHAKARNVTVNVRMKDKGVSITIQDDGQGFDASSIPSGHYGILGIKERVRLVNGDVEIQSENGKGTTIRIDIPL, via the coding sequence ATGAAAACCCTAAAAGAAACCTCAAGTAAAGTCGAGCACGACTACCGCATCTTCTTTTTGTTCATGACCTTCATTCTGGCTGGCATGTACTTTGTGTCTTTCTCGAACAACCCAGCCTTGCATCAATTCTGGTACGGAGCGCAATTCACGATTCTGATGGTCATCCACATCGTGCTCCATTGGATGGTCGTCTCCATTATCAAAGTCCCAAAACGTAAAGCTCTGTATATCATCGTTCAAGGGTTGCTTGCCTTATTCATTACAGACATGTCCCACAACACAGGCATGGTCTTCTCGCTGTACATGGCGCTCATCGGCGAGTCCATCGGCTTTCTCGGCATCAGCCGATGGAGCGCTCTCTCCACACTTTATTTTCTTTCCCTCTCCCTTGTTAATCTGGTCTTATTTACAAATCTCGAAAACGCCATTTATTGGCTTGCCACCGTTATCCCCGTCATCATTTTCATCAGTTTATACGTCACGCTCTATCTGCGCCAAACCGAAGCACGCGAACGGGCACAAGCCCTCGCTGATGAACTCGAATCCGCCAACCGCCAACTGACCGAATACGCCGCCCGTGTTGAGGACCTCACCATCGCGACTGAACGTCAACGCATGGCGCGCGAATTGCACGATACCCTCTCGCAAGGCCTTGCGGGTCTTATCCTCCAACTCGAAGCCACCGATGCCTATCTCACCAGCAACAACAACGATAAGGCACAGTCCATTATCGGGAATGCCATGGTGCAAGCCCGTTCCACCCTCGCCGAGGCACGTCGTGCCATTGATGATCTTCGTCAACCTTCTTTGGATGATCTGGACTCTGCTCTCCGCCTTGAAATTGACCGCTTCACAACCGCCACTGGCATCCCCATCCTTTTCCATTCGGATCCAATCCCGCCCATGCCTGCTACCATTACTGAGACTTTGATCCGCGCTTTGACTGAGTCCCTTACCAATGTTGCCAATCATGCCAAAGCACGAAACGTAACAGTAAATGTTAGGATGAAAGACAAAGGCGTCTCGATCACGATTCAGGATGATGGTCAGGGTTTCGACGCGTCTTCCATCCCATCAGGTCACTATGGGATTCTTGGAATCAAAGAACGGGTCCGCCTGGTGAATGGAGATGTCGAAATCCAAAGTGAAAACGGCAAGGGGACAACGATTAGAATTGATATACCCCTATGA
- a CDS encoding DUF2807 domain-containing protein: protein MSNRPRSIFGPLLLIAAGVIWLLVKSGNIPTSNLWALTHIWPYVLIAAGVGLILRSYWRYASVLMDVVIIGGALYAVMSAPQLGWDNPSMVTMFDDSSFYVGVGKPGSGNVITETREASGYTSIKVNYPARVIVMQGPKESIKIEAEDNLLPNLQTRVRGDTLDIFYKVNDDGYVNPTKPVKITVVVKELKDVHFDSAGALILDGIKTDSLDVSVSGAGNLEVNDLDAKKFSVDLSGAGSMSATGEADDFDLNISGFGSFNGKDLHNKTARVNLSGAGSATVWVDDTLDATISGAGSVNYYGSPEVTKQVSGLGGVSKSGDK from the coding sequence ATGTCTAATCGTCCCCGATCTATATTTGGCCCATTACTTCTCATCGCCGCAGGAGTGATCTGGCTCCTTGTCAAATCTGGCAACATTCCTACCTCGAATCTTTGGGCGCTGACCCACATCTGGCCCTACGTTCTCATCGCGGCAGGCGTTGGCCTGATCCTGCGTTCTTATTGGAGATACGCGTCCGTGTTGATGGATGTTGTCATCATTGGCGGTGCATTGTATGCAGTTATGTCTGCCCCTCAACTTGGCTGGGACAACCCCTCCATGGTTACCATGTTCGATGACAGTAGTTTTTATGTTGGCGTAGGTAAACCTGGCTCTGGCAATGTGATCACAGAAACACGTGAGGCCAGTGGTTATACCTCCATCAAAGTGAACTATCCCGCGCGGGTTATTGTGATGCAAGGCCCGAAAGAGTCGATCAAGATCGAAGCTGAGGATAACCTGCTTCCGAATTTACAGACCCGCGTCCGTGGCGATACGCTTGATATTTTCTACAAAGTCAATGACGATGGGTATGTCAACCCTACTAAACCCGTCAAGATTACGGTCGTTGTCAAAGAACTCAAGGATGTACATTTCGATAGCGCTGGCGCGCTTATCCTTGACGGTATCAAAACGGATAGCCTCGATGTTTCGGTCAGCGGCGCTGGTAACCTGGAAGTAAATGATCTTGATGCGAAGAAGTTCTCCGTTGACCTGAGCGGTGCAGGCAGTATGTCTGCCACTGGTGAAGCAGACGATTTTGATCTGAACATCAGCGGCTTTGGTAGTTTCAACGGTAAAGACTTACACAACAAGACCGCTCGTGTTAATCTTAGTGGCGCAGGCAGTGCCACCGTGTGGGTTGACGATACCCTCGACGCAACGATCTCGGGCGCTGGCTCAGTCAACTACTACGGCTCACCCGAAGTAACCAAGCAGGTCAGTGGCCTTGGTGGTGTTAGTAAATCTGGTGATAAGTAA
- a CDS encoding pyridoxal-phosphate dependent enzyme yields MALPKYIECNVCGSQQPYIAFHPTVCRNCKSQWLEARYDYESFKREILRGLPNRPSNMWRYQDVLPLNDPSSLDLYPAGGTPLWLSHRFAPDLGHDSVYIKDERYGSTSSFKDRQAAGAVAAMLENGIKEAVIASTGNAAVAYAAACARAGIKLWVFMTSLVPQEKLREAALFGAEVIRVSGNYDQTKQIAAQFAERRHLLLDRGASSVPARESMKTIAYEIVEQLNWNAPDWYIQSVSGGMGPLGVYQGFKELFNMGLIKRIPKLAIIQAEGCSPMVQAFKAGKDVAEPVIPDTRITILSTGDPGKSYTYLWNITQMHGGVMESVTDAEAFAAMRTVAKSEGMAVEPATAVAFAGFEKLIRNGTINADEKVVVNCTGHTFPVEKHVLGEQWAVDIHLSQDQSPAPREGLKAALENLDEKATTVLLVDDNPDDALLIRRLLEGRKAYRVYHAKDGWEGLAMARQKLPDLIVSDLTMPGIDGFGLVEELKLDPRTKNIPVVVVSAKDITDEERTRLQGHIEALYQKGSLPPRRFVDQVVQVIEEKSMEQGE; encoded by the coding sequence ATGGCGTTACCCAAATATATTGAATGTAATGTCTGCGGTAGTCAACAGCCTTATATAGCGTTCCACCCCACAGTATGCCGGAACTGCAAATCACAATGGCTTGAAGCTCGCTATGACTACGAATCATTCAAACGTGAAATATTGCGTGGTCTTCCCAATCGCCCTTCCAACATGTGGCGTTATCAGGATGTCTTGCCGCTCAACGATCCATCCTCTTTAGATCTTTACCCCGCTGGCGGAACGCCTCTTTGGCTATCGCATCGCTTCGCCCCGGACCTCGGGCATGATTCTGTTTACATCAAAGATGAACGCTACGGTTCGACCTCTTCCTTCAAAGACCGTCAAGCCGCTGGTGCAGTTGCGGCCATGTTGGAAAATGGCATCAAGGAAGCGGTCATTGCCTCTACAGGTAACGCGGCTGTGGCATACGCGGCGGCTTGCGCACGTGCGGGTATCAAACTGTGGGTTTTCATGACCAGTCTTGTTCCGCAGGAAAAACTGCGTGAGGCGGCCTTGTTTGGTGCTGAAGTTATCCGTGTCAGCGGCAACTACGACCAGACCAAGCAGATCGCTGCGCAATTTGCGGAACGCCGTCACCTGTTACTGGATCGGGGAGCAAGCTCGGTGCCCGCCAGAGAATCGATGAAGACCATTGCCTACGAGATTGTGGAACAATTGAATTGGAATGCGCCGGATTGGTACATCCAATCGGTCAGTGGGGGGATGGGCCCCCTCGGTGTGTATCAGGGCTTCAAAGAATTGTTCAACATGGGGTTGATCAAACGTATTCCCAAATTGGCCATCATTCAGGCCGAAGGTTGTTCCCCCATGGTGCAGGCCTTCAAGGCTGGGAAAGATGTTGCTGAACCTGTTATACCCGATACACGTATTACCATCCTTTCCACTGGGGACCCGGGAAAATCCTATACGTATCTTTGGAATATTACGCAAATGCATGGTGGGGTGATGGAATCTGTCACTGATGCTGAGGCTTTTGCGGCAATGCGTACAGTCGCTAAAAGCGAAGGAATGGCCGTTGAGCCGGCTACAGCCGTCGCCTTTGCAGGATTCGAGAAGTTGATCCGCAATGGAACGATTAATGCGGATGAAAAAGTTGTCGTCAATTGTACCGGCCATACGTTCCCCGTTGAAAAGCATGTATTGGGCGAACAATGGGCTGTGGATATTCACCTCAGCCAGGATCAATCGCCTGCACCACGTGAGGGGTTGAAGGCTGCACTCGAAAATTTAGATGAAAAGGCAACGACCGTTCTGTTGGTGGATGATAACCCGGATGATGCTTTGCTCATCCGCCGTTTGCTCGAAGGAAGAAAAGCGTATCGTGTCTATCATGCGAAGGATGGTTGGGAAGGGCTGGCGATGGCACGCCAGAAGTTACCCGACTTGATCGTTTCAGACCTGACCATGCCGGGCATTGATGGGTTTGGGCTGGTGGAGGAACTCAAACTTGACCCGCGTACGAAAAATATCCCTGTGGTGGTTGTGAGCGCCAAGGATATTACAGATGAGGAGAGAACACGTTTGCAGGGGCATATTGAAGCCCTGTACCAAAAAGGTTCACTGCCTCCACGTAGATTTGTGGACCAAGTGGTACAGGTGATCGAGGAGAAAAGTATGGAGCAAGGAGAATAA
- a CDS encoding ABC transporter ATP-binding protein: MNAIEVNHLKKSFGDFQAVQDASFKADSGEVLSLLGPNGAGKSTTISMLSGLLAPTGGDATIMGHSVTKEPAEAKASLGVVPQDIALYPDLSARENLVFWGKMYGLRGGALKTRVDEVLEIIGLADRQKDHVGKFSGGMKRRVNIGAALLHKPDVIIMDEPTVGIDPQSRRHILDNVKELNQQGMTVLYTTHYMEEAAELSRHIAIMDKGKVIAYGTHDELIKMVGEQTRIDVTLNTEGEKVLDVWRATEGVSKIDALDGKVTALVDDSNRVLPRLFDAASKVNVRITSVDIQEPNLETVFLHLTGRALRD, encoded by the coding sequence ATGAACGCAATCGAAGTCAATCATCTGAAAAAATCGTTTGGTGATTTTCAAGCCGTGCAGGATGCAAGTTTCAAAGCGGACTCTGGCGAAGTGTTGAGCCTGCTGGGTCCGAACGGGGCAGGGAAATCCACCACGATCTCCATGCTCTCGGGCCTGCTCGCTCCGACTGGTGGCGACGCAACTATTATGGGACATTCGGTCACGAAAGAGCCAGCCGAGGCCAAGGCAAGTCTTGGTGTGGTGCCACAGGATATTGCTTTGTATCCCGATCTTTCGGCACGTGAGAATCTAGTCTTTTGGGGAAAGATGTATGGCTTGCGCGGTGGCGCGCTAAAGACCCGCGTGGATGAAGTGCTGGAGATCATCGGGTTGGCTGACAGGCAGAAGGATCACGTTGGCAAGTTCTCGGGCGGCATGAAGCGACGTGTCAACATCGGTGCGGCGTTGTTGCATAAGCCCGATGTCATCATCATGGATGAGCCGACTGTGGGTATCGATCCGCAGAGCCGCCGTCATATTTTGGATAATGTCAAAGAATTGAATCAGCAAGGCATGACAGTGCTATACACCACACATTACATGGAAGAAGCCGCCGAACTTTCACGCCACATTGCCATCATGGATAAGGGCAAGGTCATTGCCTATGGCACGCATGATGAGTTGATCAAAATGGTTGGCGAACAGACACGCATCGACGTGACTCTTAATACGGAAGGCGAGAAGGTACTCGATGTTTGGCGTGCGACCGAAGGCGTTTCGAAGATCGATGCGCTCGATGGTAAGGTCACGGCTCTCGTTGATGACTCGAATCGTGTATTGCCTCGTCTGTTCGATGCCGCGTCCAAAGTGAATGTACGCATCACGTCCGTGGATATTCAGGAGCCGAATCTTGAAACCGTGTTCCTGCATCTTACGGGTCGTGCATTGAGGGATTAA